In one Yarrowia lipolytica chromosome 1A, complete sequence genomic region, the following are encoded:
- a CDS encoding uncharacterized protein (Compare to YALI0A05203g, no similarity) — protein MATTVLADLAVLLHKISHEVDTAEINGKLKDVYSILEPTIAEFKRLGAKARLHDVPDALWKSLTQTITTIMTLCEQRGLEKERQMWASKWATFKQSYQKGKAALAEERRRCDNLKSEVDALRDQLKDLQTAGSNMSESRKLADEEHLARHMQHLSDANNDKIKAIAEIEKLKASEQIAELKFNMVSKERDEALNHVAKLQSQLVSKDEELTEVLGRVKSDATQTQMALSDAEAQLAQMDKEIQTMRSQLTSKENEVHDLQARLDHTLEQNTSIAKELEDTKDKAIQLQASLEDFSSRESQFQQFRRSPHDLNMAPLGHIQQLHPNMHSPSTGTPPSLLHSIQHTPPSHAFPMQHTPPPHLQANHHYQSTPPRHGSYHQSSPLHSAYHGTPPLHSSYYQSPSPNHVYNQAFSPCVGQGSPYGGQTSAHGYPNKGPPRPRTNGRDGTSRPQTAHSIANQQHQEPLEGYFTDQPSPFVDQPSQKHNRPVSKGVRWPDNLPDTPLMTMNRGDKCENKRPSTSHSDSAGIVEATPVKTKSSPSKENVSPAKPGTSPSKASPTKYGTLKRKLRGIRRPPYGYMTGTSGGTVTAEAALRLDHPIVSWEGPYFHSRSRFGPVPAFLDERLETMKQDLSPSLVALMWSKSCRRALRRRPEGPGGVNIESLKPLQFEKTKMKLADGLGDRMCLGSLTWPVQIHVN, from the coding sequence ATGGCCACCACCGTCCTTGCTGACCTGGCAGTCTTGTTACACAAAATCTCGCATGAAGTGGACACGGCAGAAATCAACGGCAAGCTCAAAGATGTCTACTCCATCCTCGAACCGACCATTGCGGAGTTCAAACGACTCGGCGCCAAGGCCAGACTGCACGATGTCCCCGACGCACTCTGGAAGTCTCTGACCCAaaccatcaccacaatcATGACTCTGTGTGAGCAGCGTGGTTTGGAGAAAGAGCGACAGATGTGGGCTTCAAAATGGGCCACGTTCAAGCAGTCCTACCAAAAGGGCAAGGCCGCCTTAGCCGAGGAGCGCAGGCGGTGCGACAATCTCAAGTCCGAAGTCGATGCTCTTCGTGACCAGCTCAAAGATCTGCAAACCGCGGGTTCGAATATGTCTGAGAGTCGCAAATTGGCAGACGAAGAACATCTCGCAAGACACATGCAGCATCTCAGCGACGccaacaacgacaagatCAAAGCGATCGcggagattgagaagctcaaggccaGCGAGCAGATTGCAGAGCTCAAGTTCAACATGGTCTCAAAAGAACGTGACGAAGCGCTCAATCATGTTGCAAAGCTACAGTCGCAACTGGTATCCAAGGATGAGGAGCTGACAGAAGTCCTGGGCCGTGTCAAGTCCGACGCCACCCAGACTCAGATGGCTTTGTCTGACGCCGAAGCTCAGCTGGCCCAAATGGATAAGGAGATACAGACCATGCGATCCCAATTGACCAGTAAGGAAAATGAGGTTCATGACCTGCAGGCCCGACTGGACCATACACTGGAGCAGAACACAtccattgccaaggagctggaggataCCAAAGATAAGGCGATACAACTACAGGCCAGCTTGGAGGACTTTTCCTCCCGTGAGTCTCAGTTCCAACAGTTCCGCAGGAGTCCCCACGACCTCAATATGGCTCCTCTTGGCCATATACAGCAACTGCATCCCAACATGCACTCGCCCTCTACTGGAACCCCTCCTTCTCTGCTTCATTCAATTCAACACACTCCACCTTCGCATGCATTCCCTATGCAACACACGCCACCTCCGCATTTGCAAGCTAACCATCATTACCAATCAACACCACCTCGTCATGGCTCATACCACCAGTCGTCGCCTCTTCACAGTGCATACCACGGGACGCCGCCTCTTCACAGCTCCTACTACCAGTCGCCGTCTCCGAACCACGTCTACAATCAAGCTTTCTCGCCATGTGTTGGCCAGGGATCTCCTTACGGCGGTCAAACATCAGCTCATGGATACCCAAATAAGGGTCCCCCTCGACCCCGAACGAATGGAAGGGACGGAACGTCGAGACCACAGACTGCTCACAGTATTGCCAACCAACAGCACCAGGAGCCCCTCGAGGGCTACTTTACTGATCAACCTAGTCCGTTTGTGGACCAGCCGTCTCAGAAGCATAACCGCCCGGTATCGAAAGGGGTCCGATGGCCTGATAATCTCCCAGACACGCCTTTGATGACGATGAACCGCGGTGATAAATGCGAGAACAAAAGGCCGAGCACAAGCCACTCAGACAGCGCCGGTATCGTCGAAGCCACCCCTGTCAAGACCAAGTCGAGTCCTTCCAAGGAGAATGTTAGCCCTGCCAAGCCTGGCACGAGTCCCTCCAAGGCCTCTCCCACAAAGTACGGTACTCTGAAGAGGAAACTTAGGGGGATTCGTAGGCCTCCCTACGGGTACATGACAGGAACATCCGGTGGAACCGTGACAGCGGAGGCTGCGCTCCGTCTCGACCATCCCATTGTTTCGTGGGAAGGTCCCTACTTTCATTCCCGCTCCCGCTTTGGCCCAGTCCCAGCGTTTTTGGATGAGCGGCTGGAGACGATGAAGCAAGATCTCAGTCCTTCTCTCGTCGCCCTGATGTGGAGCAAAAGTTGTCGACGAGCCTTGCGTCGCAGGCCTGAAGGGCCGGGTGGAGTAAATATCGAATCGCTTAAGCCTTTGCAATTTGAAAAGACCAAGATGAAACTGGCAGATGGGCTCGGAGACCGCATGTGTCTGGGTTCCTTAACTTGGCCAGTGCAGATTCATGTCAATTAG